From Agrobacterium tumefaciens, a single genomic window includes:
- a CDS encoding DNA starvation/stationary phase protection protein encodes MDTITATRHRKLPLATPTDLGADATREISAALTALLADVFTLYLKTKNFHWHVSGPHFRDYHTLLDEQGAQIFAMTDDVAERARKIGGTTIRSIGHIGRLQRILDNDAEFVSPEDMLAELREDNKQLTAILRQTHTLTSEHNDHATTSLIENWIDETERRTWFLFETTRRER; translated from the coding sequence ATGGACACGATCACAGCTACCAGACACCGCAAGCTTCCACTGGCAACGCCAACCGATCTCGGCGCTGATGCGACCCGGGAAATCTCCGCTGCGCTGACCGCGCTGCTGGCGGATGTTTTCACGCTCTACCTCAAGACCAAGAATTTTCACTGGCATGTTTCCGGACCGCATTTTCGCGATTACCACACGTTGCTCGATGAGCAGGGCGCGCAGATTTTCGCGATGACGGACGACGTTGCCGAACGTGCCCGCAAAATTGGCGGCACGACCATCCGTTCGATCGGCCATATCGGGCGCCTTCAGCGCATTCTGGATAACGATGCCGAATTTGTCTCGCCGGAGGACATGCTGGCCGAGCTTCGTGAGGATAACAAGCAACTGACAGCGATCCTGCGGCAGACGCACACACTGACGTCGGAACACAATGATCACGCCACGACCAGCCTGATTGAAAACTGGATCGACGAGACAGAGCGTCGCACCTGGTTCCTGTTCGAGACGACGCGCCGTGAGCGGTGA
- a CDS encoding FdhF/YdeP family oxidoreductase: MEDQRPEGIEQYDQPAGGWGALKAVAKTLAHQQIVAQGTMTLLKANQPEGFDCPGCAWPDPKHTSSFEFCENGAKAITWESTAKRSGPEFFEQHSVSELWEWTDHNLEDAGRLTVPMRYNAETDRYEQIDWNDAFSLIAQELNKLDSPDEAEFYTSGRASNEAAFLYQLFVRAYGTNNFPDCSNMCHEATSVGLPKSIGVGKGTVTLEDFDHADAIFSFGHNPGTNHPRMMTTLHNAARRGVPIVVFNPLKERALERFAAPQDPVEMATLSSTQIASAYHQVRTGGDLAALKGIMKAVFDMDAESLAAGGEGVLDRAFIAEHTAGFEALHTDIDNTSWETICSVSGLTKEALESVARIYANASNVIICYGMGITQHAKGTGNVQQIANLLMLRGNVGREGAGIAPIRGHSNVQGDRTVGITEIPNKALLDGMERAFGFRPSGEKGHNAIESIEAIAAGKSKALICLGGNLAVAMSDPGVTFAGMRRLDLAVHIATKLNRSHLLTARTSIILPCLGRTDLDTQASGPQAVTVEDSMSMVHASRGFLNPPGELLKSEPAIIAGIARATLGNRHGIDWDWLIADYDRIRDKIEEVFPDFRDFNRRVRVRGGFRLDVAASFRRWNTQSGKANFLISAGLDEDPRIGNPDALVLTTIRSHDQYNTTIYGMDDRYRGVFGRRDVIFMNKDDLATRGLKDGDRIDIHGLVADDTGKHLVQGFTAIAYDIPRGSAAGYYPEMNAVVALSHYDRLSGTPSYKGVPVTVTAASD, encoded by the coding sequence ATGGAAGATCAACGCCCGGAAGGTATCGAACAATATGATCAACCCGCCGGTGGCTGGGGAGCGCTGAAAGCTGTCGCCAAGACGCTCGCGCACCAGCAAATCGTCGCGCAGGGTACGATGACATTACTGAAGGCGAACCAGCCTGAAGGTTTTGACTGTCCTGGCTGCGCATGGCCTGATCCAAAACACACCTCATCCTTCGAGTTTTGTGAAAACGGCGCCAAGGCCATTACATGGGAATCCACCGCCAAACGATCGGGACCGGAATTCTTCGAACAGCACAGCGTTTCCGAACTGTGGGAATGGACCGATCACAATCTGGAGGATGCCGGCCGCCTCACCGTTCCGATGCGGTACAACGCCGAAACCGATCGCTACGAGCAGATTGACTGGAATGATGCTTTCAGCCTGATCGCCCAGGAGCTCAACAAGCTCGACAGCCCGGATGAAGCCGAATTTTACACATCTGGCCGCGCCTCCAACGAAGCAGCGTTTCTCTACCAGCTTTTTGTCCGCGCTTATGGCACGAACAATTTTCCGGACTGTTCCAACATGTGCCATGAAGCGACCAGTGTCGGCCTGCCAAAATCGATTGGCGTCGGCAAGGGCACCGTCACGCTGGAGGATTTTGACCACGCCGATGCCATCTTCAGCTTCGGTCACAACCCTGGCACCAATCATCCGCGCATGATGACGACGTTGCACAATGCTGCCCGGCGGGGCGTGCCGATCGTCGTCTTCAACCCGCTGAAGGAAAGGGCGCTGGAACGGTTTGCCGCCCCGCAGGACCCGGTAGAGATGGCCACACTGTCTTCCACGCAAATCGCCTCCGCCTACCATCAGGTTCGCACCGGCGGCGATCTGGCCGCCCTCAAAGGCATTATGAAAGCGGTGTTCGACATGGATGCCGAAAGCCTGGCAGCAGGTGGCGAGGGTGTCCTCGACCGTGCCTTCATTGCAGAACACACAGCAGGCTTCGAAGCGCTTCACACCGATATCGACAACACGTCCTGGGAAACGATCTGCTCCGTCAGCGGGTTGACGAAAGAGGCGCTCGAAAGCGTTGCCCGGATTTACGCAAATGCCTCCAATGTCATCATCTGTTACGGCATGGGCATCACCCAGCACGCCAAGGGCACAGGCAACGTGCAGCAGATTGCCAATCTCCTCATGCTTCGTGGCAATGTGGGCCGCGAGGGTGCCGGAATAGCTCCGATCCGTGGCCACTCCAACGTGCAGGGAGACCGAACCGTCGGCATTACCGAAATTCCCAACAAGGCGCTGCTCGATGGAATGGAGCGCGCTTTCGGCTTCAGACCCTCCGGGGAAAAAGGCCATAACGCCATTGAATCCATCGAAGCGATCGCGGCTGGAAAATCGAAAGCGCTGATCTGCCTTGGCGGAAACCTCGCCGTTGCCATGTCCGACCCGGGTGTGACATTTGCGGGCATGCGCAGGCTTGATCTTGCTGTCCATATCGCAACAAAACTCAATCGCTCACATCTGCTGACCGCCAGAACCTCCATCATCCTGCCATGCCTCGGACGCACAGACCTCGACACGCAGGCTTCGGGACCACAGGCCGTCACCGTCGAAGATTCCATGTCAATGGTTCATGCGTCGCGCGGTTTTCTCAACCCGCCAGGGGAACTGCTGAAGTCCGAACCGGCCATCATTGCCGGCATTGCCAGGGCAACGCTTGGCAACCGCCACGGCATCGACTGGGATTGGCTGATCGCAGACTACGATCGCATTCGTGACAAGATCGAAGAGGTGTTCCCCGACTTCCGTGATTTCAACAGGAGGGTGCGGGTGCGGGGAGGCTTCCGCCTTGATGTCGCCGCTTCCTTTCGTCGCTGGAACACGCAAAGCGGCAAGGCGAACTTTCTGATCTCAGCCGGGCTCGACGAAGATCCAAGGATCGGCAATCCCGATGCGCTTGTGCTGACGACAATCCGCAGCCATGACCAATACAACACGACGATCTATGGCATGGACGATCGCTATCGCGGCGTGTTCGGTCGCCGCGATGTTATCTTCATGAACAAGGACGACCTTGCAACGCGCGGCCTGAAGGACGGAGACAGGATCGATATTCATGGCCTCGTCGCAGATGACACCGGAAAACATCTCGTACAGGGCTTTACCGCTATTGCCTACGACATCCCCAGGGGGTCGGCTGCTGGGTATTATCCCGAGATGAACGCCGTCGTCGCGCTCAGCCATTACGACCGGCTGTCCGGCACACCTTCCTACAAGGGTGTCCCGGTCACCGTGACTGCGGCAAGCGATTGA